From the genome of Cognaticolwellia beringensis, one region includes:
- a CDS encoding capsule assembly Wzi family protein has protein sequence MKLHKLSYTLFLFCFFTSAEPWIDTSNIYLRASIQQLADAGHINTPVTTFPLMWLDIGRDLKHVEYSSLNSSEKQAFDYVNHQFRMAKKNSKKLEFNTANKDKRFTSFGEDFRDKNNIKIQTSHMTDSFAFGLSTTYTFSPQDNDKTRFDGSYVAGFIGNWVVSVGKQDRWWGPGWDSNLSLTNNARPIPAISLSRRSAMPLEIPFTEIEIPWTVTSFMGVMDDNRVIDDTLLWGFRLNFLPFDGLEVGITRLAQFGGKGRSKSLGTFWNVLLGKDNCGASGLDCGVNKENEPGNQQAGYDLRYSFSVLNTPIGLYGQYFAEDGDNSGSSLSFLTEPQVQVGIDTHLRLFSAPTTIYLEYTDTYADCSDTDNSSVGNCFYEHHIYHTGMRYQQRTLGNLYDNDATSVVLGFITTISQNTNVTSKIRHLQLNKDNNDKAPNNILIGNPLTKIAEDMIMISTKVQHSYKNWRYTLGLDLSNSKFENAIADKNQANLFLKVEYNL, from the coding sequence TTGAAATTACATAAATTATCTTACACGTTATTTTTATTTTGCTTTTTTACGTCTGCAGAACCTTGGATCGACACATCAAATATATACCTCAGAGCAAGTATTCAGCAACTTGCTGACGCTGGCCATATAAACACCCCCGTAACAACATTTCCATTAATGTGGTTAGATATAGGGCGAGACTTAAAGCATGTAGAATACTCCTCGTTAAATAGTTCTGAAAAACAAGCCTTTGATTATGTAAATCATCAATTTCGTATGGCTAAAAAAAACAGTAAGAAATTAGAATTCAATACCGCCAATAAAGACAAACGTTTCACAAGTTTTGGTGAGGACTTTAGAGATAAAAATAATATAAAAATCCAAACGAGTCATATGACAGACTCTTTTGCTTTTGGTCTTTCAACAACTTATACCTTCTCACCACAAGATAACGACAAAACTCGTTTTGATGGTAGTTATGTTGCCGGTTTTATCGGCAACTGGGTGGTTTCTGTAGGGAAACAAGATCGATGGTGGGGTCCAGGTTGGGACAGCAATTTAAGCTTAACCAATAACGCTAGGCCTATTCCTGCGATTTCGTTATCAAGAAGATCTGCAATGCCACTAGAAATTCCATTTACTGAAATTGAAATTCCTTGGACCGTAACTTCTTTTATGGGCGTTATGGACGATAATCGCGTTATTGATGACACCTTGCTCTGGGGCTTTAGGCTAAATTTCCTACCATTTGATGGTTTAGAAGTCGGCATTACTCGTTTAGCGCAATTTGGCGGCAAAGGCCGTTCAAAAAGCTTAGGCACTTTTTGGAATGTGTTATTAGGCAAAGATAATTGTGGCGCTTCAGGACTCGATTGTGGCGTAAATAAAGAAAACGAACCTGGCAATCAACAAGCCGGATACGATTTACGCTATTCATTTAGCGTACTCAATACCCCTATCGGTCTGTATGGTCAATATTTTGCAGAGGATGGCGACAATAGTGGTTCTTCATTAAGTTTCTTAACTGAACCACAAGTACAAGTAGGTATAGATACCCATTTAAGACTTTTTTCAGCGCCAACCACAATTTACTTAGAATACACCGATACCTACGCTGATTGCTCAGATACTGATAATAGCAGTGTTGGTAACTGCTTCTATGAACATCATATTTACCATACCGGTATGCGTTATCAACAAAGAACCTTAGGTAATTTATACGATAACGATGCTACCAGCGTGGTTTTAGGCTTTATTACTACCATCAGCCAAAATACCAATGTCACGAGCAAAATTCGTCATTTACAGCTTAATAAAGATAACAACGACAAAGCGCCGAATAATATCCTTATTGGTAACCCACTGACAAAAATCGCCGAAGACATGATCATGATTTCGACTAAAGTTCAGCATAGTTACAAAAACTGGCGCTACACGTTAGGTTTAGACCTCAGTAACTCTAAATTCGAAAATGCGATTGCAGATAAGAATCAAGCAAACTTATTTTTAAAAGTTGAATATAACTTATAA
- a CDS encoding TIGR04211 family SH3 domain-containing protein produces MMNIKQTFVTLLLLISLFSLAEEANSSTTAGYISEDLIVYMHTGAGKNYRIQGTVNSGEKVVLTGKSNNEYSEIITDKDRTGWIESKHVSTKPGMRYVIADLNEKLASFQAGKSHITQQLNEAVIEIDALKSERSDLQNSISALNMDLTQTKSQLKNQDTSIKKQWFFNGAIVLGIGLLFGLILPRLFSKRKASMENWG; encoded by the coding sequence ATGATGAACATAAAACAAACATTCGTTACCCTACTATTATTAATTTCCTTATTTTCTCTCGCTGAAGAGGCGAATTCGTCGACTACTGCTGGATATATCTCTGAAGATTTAATTGTTTATATGCACACCGGTGCTGGCAAAAATTATCGTATACAAGGTACGGTAAACTCAGGTGAAAAAGTCGTACTAACGGGTAAGTCTAACAATGAATACAGCGAAATTATTACTGATAAAGACCGTACCGGTTGGATTGAAAGCAAGCATGTTTCAACAAAACCAGGCATGCGTTACGTTATTGCTGATCTCAATGAAAAGCTCGCTAGTTTTCAAGCGGGAAAAAGTCACATTACTCAGCAACTAAACGAAGCAGTTATCGAAATTGATGCATTAAAATCAGAACGTAGTGATTTACAAAATAGCATATCAGCACTCAATATGGATTTAACACAAACTAAATCACAATTGAAAAATCAAGACACTAGTATTAAAAAACAATGGTTTTTTAATGGCGCAATCGTCTTAGGTATTGGTTTATTATTTGGTTTGATCTTACCGCGCTTATTTTCAAAGCGTAAAGCAAGCATGGAAAACTGGGGTTAA
- a CDS encoding inorganic triphosphatase, with protein sequence MTTEIELKYLVLGDNTVEKITQVFGRENIHFSYQEKQLANCYFDTPELNLRQHDMGLRVRRSNNHIEQTIKTAGQVVGGLHSRPEYNVNIESDFPILSLFPDEIWQSGQSVANIQHELVALFNTDFKRCTWLITDANGNEVELAYDQGEIASAEKKETIHELEFELVQGDTSALFNLASLLFKALALRPGIKSKAARGYALWRTEPAVEQVQQTSYICENRSNSIAQAFTYGLGHGLTLLQKSIEGYLATQTLDELVKVKANLAVLRHGFWLFADYLTEEELLIRNELSHFIHLLAWVDNAIHLRELTNKTGNYRKKLDFSKQLIKQLKIEKRRFPNNEDICQLLHNSRFNQLQLSILQLYLLRSENKAVDNYEGGETLIKFAQDKIQFSLSEISTQMKNMASSHCQRYIAQSKPLYRSSLTGTWLAGLFDNELRDKFRRPWLDLQQGISELQSLWIIQLQLEKLSDPPKKIVQWQQSKVEGLLVALDNTKAIAIAMPPYWLE encoded by the coding sequence ATGACGACCGAAATAGAGCTTAAATATTTAGTTTTAGGCGATAACACTGTAGAAAAAATAACCCAAGTATTTGGCCGTGAAAATATTCACTTTAGCTATCAAGAAAAGCAGCTCGCAAATTGCTATTTTGATACCCCAGAGTTGAATTTACGACAACATGACATGGGATTGAGAGTTCGCCGTAGTAATAATCATATTGAACAAACTATTAAAACCGCAGGGCAGGTTGTTGGTGGTTTGCATAGTCGTCCGGAATATAATGTTAATATTGAAAGTGACTTCCCTATTTTATCACTTTTTCCAGATGAAATTTGGCAATCGGGACAATCAGTAGCAAATATTCAACATGAACTAGTCGCTTTATTCAATACCGATTTTAAACGTTGCACTTGGCTAATTACCGATGCTAATGGCAATGAAGTTGAGTTGGCTTATGACCAAGGTGAGATTGCCAGCGCTGAGAAAAAAGAAACCATTCATGAACTTGAATTTGAGTTAGTTCAAGGCGATACGTCAGCATTGTTTAACTTAGCGTCGTTGCTTTTTAAAGCGCTAGCACTTCGCCCTGGTATCAAAAGTAAAGCGGCACGAGGCTATGCACTTTGGCGCACTGAGCCAGCTGTTGAGCAAGTTCAGCAAACAAGTTATATTTGTGAAAATCGAAGTAACTCGATTGCACAAGCCTTTACGTATGGGCTAGGTCACGGTCTTACCCTGCTACAAAAAAGTATTGAGGGCTATTTAGCGACTCAAACCTTAGATGAATTAGTGAAAGTAAAAGCAAACCTAGCGGTTTTACGTCATGGTTTTTGGTTGTTCGCGGATTACTTAACAGAAGAAGAATTGCTTATCAGAAATGAATTAAGCCATTTTATTCATTTACTTGCTTGGGTTGATAACGCGATACATTTACGTGAGCTTACCAATAAAACGGGTAATTACCGTAAAAAACTTGATTTTAGTAAGCAACTTATTAAGCAACTTAAAATAGAAAAACGTCGATTTCCCAACAATGAAGACATTTGCCAACTGCTACATAATAGCCGCTTTAATCAACTGCAGCTTTCGATATTACAGCTGTATTTATTACGCAGTGAAAATAAGGCTGTAGATAATTATGAAGGCGGCGAAACACTAATTAAATTTGCTCAAGATAAAATTCAATTTAGCTTAAGTGAAATTAGTACTCAGATGAAAAATATGGCGAGCTCACACTGTCAAAGGTACATAGCACAAAGCAAACCCCTATATCGAAGCTCATTAACCGGTACTTGGCTTGCGGGATTATTTGATAACGAATTGCGTGATAAATTTCGTCGCCCTTGGTTAGACTTGCAGCAAGGCATAAGTGAATTACAATCGCTTTGGATTATCCAGCTGCAATTAGAGAAACTTTCTGATCCGCCTAAAAAAATCGTTCAGTGGCAACAAAGTAAAGTCGAAGGCTTGTTAGTGGCACTAGACAATACTAAGGCTATAGCAATTGCCATGCCGCCATATTGGCTTGAGTAA
- a CDS encoding L,D-transpeptidase family protein, whose translation MTTVSFAKIYSLPEAGSRLIGEPQYHEVAKGDYFQLIAEQYDVGFLALMAANPGVDPFLPTVGHKLVIPTQMLLPFGKREGIIINLPELRLYYFPENSDKVHVFPVGIGRQGLETPKTVSYISEKRKDPVWRPTSEMKARYFAEHGRKLADEVPAGPKNPFGKYALRLGTSVYLLHGSNQRFGIGMRASSGCIRLYDDDIEWLYQHIEINTPVRIVDQTIKLSYEPDKRLIEVHSPLTGDDGDVSKTEITPAVTAFVGDSPDDKMLLLDQVENPKGLVTQLHVH comes from the coding sequence ATGACGACGGTAAGTTTTGCAAAAATATATTCGCTACCTGAGGCAGGTTCAAGATTAATTGGTGAACCGCAATATCATGAAGTTGCCAAGGGGGATTACTTTCAACTTATTGCTGAGCAATATGATGTCGGTTTTCTTGCGCTAATGGCCGCCAATCCTGGTGTTGATCCTTTTTTACCTACTGTTGGGCATAAACTGGTTATTCCAACTCAAATGCTACTGCCGTTTGGCAAGCGTGAAGGTATTATTATTAATTTGCCCGAGTTACGCTTGTATTATTTTCCCGAAAATAGTGACAAGGTGCATGTTTTCCCCGTTGGCATTGGCAGACAAGGGTTAGAAACGCCTAAGACGGTGAGTTACATAAGTGAAAAACGTAAAGATCCTGTTTGGCGTCCAACAAGTGAAATGAAAGCGCGTTATTTTGCTGAACATGGCAGGAAGTTAGCTGATGAAGTGCCTGCAGGACCTAAAAATCCATTTGGTAAATATGCCTTACGTCTAGGTACAAGTGTCTATTTATTGCATGGGTCAAATCAGCGTTTTGGTATTGGTATGCGAGCTAGCTCAGGCTGTATTCGCTTATATGATGATGATATCGAGTGGCTATATCAGCATATTGAAATCAACACACCGGTGCGCATTGTTGATCAAACAATAAAATTATCCTATGAACCCGATAAAAGATTAATAGAAGTACATAGCCCACTAACAGGTGATGATGGTGATGTAAGTAAAACTGAAATCACTCCTGCTGTAACAGCATTTGTTGGCGACTCACCTGACGATAAAATGCTCTTACTAGATCAAGTCGAAAACCCAAAAGGTTTAGTCACGCAATTGCATGTGCATTAA
- a CDS encoding Lpp/OprI family alanine-zipper lipoprotein has translation MLLKKLTLVALVAIISGCANNSALEANISQLNQKVDNLTEKVNSLSSQTKAVSAEVNELGMAQEQTNQAVKDTNERIDNVVASYKK, from the coding sequence ATGTTATTAAAAAAATTAACGCTTGTAGCCTTAGTTGCCATTATTAGCGGTTGTGCAAATAACTCAGCACTAGAAGCAAATATTTCACAATTAAACCAAAAAGTTGATAATTTAACAGAAAAAGTGAATAGCTTATCTTCTCAAACTAAAGCTGTTTCAGCTGAAGTAAACGAATTGGGAATGGCACAAGAGCAAACAAACCAAGCTGTAAAAGATACCAACGAACGTATTGATAATGTCGTTGCTAGCTATAAAAAGTAA
- a CDS encoding ion channel, with the protein MIVVQKAMEKTNLYRVDDFGVKNYNYGFIGTISLVLFLSLNLSLGYITYQAELGLTDSPVKSYADAIWLMVMSSTTIGFGDVYPISFIGRASVFIMFILGIGLLGGMGAVFVNKIFGFADTNIKNRELRMQNSQIIAQNTEINKKLLALEEKLEALTKALNK; encoded by the coding sequence ATGATAGTCGTTCAAAAAGCTATGGAAAAAACTAATTTATACCGTGTTGATGACTTCGGGGTAAAAAACTACAACTACGGCTTTATTGGCACTATCTCTTTAGTTTTATTTTTGTCCTTAAATTTATCATTAGGTTATATCACTTATCAAGCTGAACTCGGGCTTACAGATTCACCTGTTAAAAGCTATGCAGATGCCATTTGGCTGATGGTCATGTCCTCTACTACCATTGGTTTTGGCGATGTTTATCCCATCAGTTTTATTGGCCGAGCATCTGTCTTTATTATGTTTATTTTGGGTATCGGTTTACTTGGCGGCATGGGGGCGGTATTTGTTAATAAAATATTTGGCTTTGCTGATACCAATATTAAAAATCGAGAGTTAAGAATGCAAAACTCACAAATTATTGCTCAAAACACAGAAATTAATAAAAAACTTTTAGCGTTAGAAGAAAAATTAGAAGCGTTAACCAAAGCACTTAATAAATAA
- a CDS encoding PspA/IM30 family protein, with amino-acid sequence MSIFKKIMTAIRGGATEVGESIIDSNATRIFEQEIRDAENHLTKAKRDLTGVMAQQMSSSRDVERIKREVVEHEGYAVQALEKGDDELALAVAEKISTLENELTTQQQALDSFQGNAERLKELVKKSERQVAEYKRQLSMVKTTESVQKATSAITDNFSSSNSKLLNAKDSLERIKAKQQKFDDRMKAAEVLESENSDTSLEAKLKEAGIGASDNNANSVLERLKAKQK; translated from the coding sequence ATGAGTATTTTTAAAAAAATTATGACCGCCATTCGCGGCGGTGCAACTGAAGTGGGCGAATCAATTATTGACTCAAATGCTACCCGTATTTTTGAACAAGAAATTCGTGACGCAGAAAACCACTTAACCAAAGCTAAACGAGATTTAACCGGTGTTATGGCCCAACAAATGTCATCTAGCCGTGACGTTGAACGCATCAAGCGTGAAGTAGTTGAACATGAAGGCTATGCCGTTCAAGCCCTTGAAAAAGGTGACGACGAACTTGCTTTAGCTGTTGCTGAAAAAATATCAACGCTTGAAAATGAACTCACCACACAGCAGCAAGCACTTGATAGCTTCCAAGGAAATGCTGAGCGCTTAAAAGAGCTAGTGAAAAAGAGTGAACGTCAAGTGGCTGAATACAAGCGTCAATTATCTATGGTGAAAACCACAGAAAGCGTGCAAAAAGCCACTTCAGCAATTACCGATAACTTTTCATCAAGTAATTCTAAGCTATTAAACGCTAAAGACTCTTTAGAGCGCATTAAAGCTAAGCAACAAAAGTTTGATGATCGAATGAAAGCGGCAGAAGTGTTAGAATCTGAAAACTCAGATACTTCACTTGAGGCTAAGCTTAAAGAAGCAGGCATTGGCGCTAGTGACAACAACGCAAATTCAGTATTAGAGCGTTTAAAAGCTAAACAAAAGTAG
- a CDS encoding YjfI family protein: MNIHKIADYLNTLADDSDTGMVFDCQPISGEVDVLQITVFGREELPIFVSVTDDQILCITYLWGEEEVKANKLNEMHVSMLEMNIPMPLSSFSKIGDKYVIFGALAISSTFDDIEHELAVLSNNALEIIDDMSDYLI, translated from the coding sequence ATGAATATTCATAAGATAGCTGACTACTTAAATACCTTGGCAGATGATTCTGACACGGGCATGGTTTTTGATTGCCAACCTATTTCAGGTGAAGTTGATGTATTACAAATAACAGTATTTGGCCGTGAAGAGTTACCTATTTTTGTCTCGGTAACCGATGATCAAATTCTTTGTATCACTTACCTCTGGGGTGAAGAAGAAGTTAAAGCAAACAAATTGAATGAGATGCACGTAAGTATGTTAGAAATGAACATTCCAATGCCGTTATCTTCATTTTCAAAAATTGGTGATAAATATGTCATTTTTGGTGCGCTGGCTATTAGCTCTACCTTTGATGATATCGAACACGAACTAGCGGTATTGAGCAACAATGCACTAGAAATTATTGACGACATGAGTGATTACTTAATTTAA
- a CDS encoding polyamine aminopropyltransferase, whose product MIINRSRLWDDILLILTMAVLAGCGLIYEYLLSHYAGRVLGIMESTIYAMIGLMIVAMGLGAFAARKIQCAFNGFVWLELTIAFLGSSSILIIGGLIALTQTFPEILGSMFNLPPDAYPRGGLFKQLSFIAFNSPYFFGFILGFFIGMEIPLIARIREEIHQKHLKNNLGTIYGADYIGAGIGAAIWVIFLLSIDISKASALTAALNLSAGIIFILYYWQKLTWRKTLIAAHGVLLVLILAIYQYGNSWLSQMSNLLYLDKVVYSDKTRFQQLTFTQRNMGPNDGNIINFYLNGRLQFSSSDEFIYHSYLVSPVLAGSARHDNILIIGGGDGLALRDVLQWQPKKVTLVDLDTELIELFKHPHDKLPLSLANAIEDLNAASLRDKRVDIISADAFIAIDKLLQSGQTFDAIIVDLPDPSHPDLNKLYSVNFYARLKQLLAGDGLIGIQSASPYHAKNAFIAIGKTVQAAGYSTVQQYHDNVPSFGEWGWTIASKMGASPLSRLNSLPELPVSHHWLTLPMVTNAFEFSRDFYLDSDSVPINYLGSHAIYQLHQQAWQDQQGLNNAHLQ is encoded by the coding sequence ATGATCATCAACAGAAGTCGGCTTTGGGACGATATTCTCCTGATTTTAACCATGGCTGTTTTAGCAGGTTGTGGGTTGATATACGAATACCTTTTATCGCATTATGCTGGTCGCGTGCTTGGCATCATGGAAAGCACCATATACGCCATGATCGGCCTAATGATTGTCGCTATGGGCTTAGGAGCATTTGCAGCACGGAAAATTCAATGCGCTTTTAATGGTTTTGTTTGGCTAGAGCTTACCATCGCATTTCTAGGTAGTAGCTCAATATTGATCATTGGCGGACTGATAGCGCTAACGCAAACCTTTCCTGAGATATTAGGTAGCATGTTCAACTTGCCGCCAGACGCATACCCACGCGGAGGCCTATTTAAACAACTGAGCTTTATTGCCTTTAATAGCCCTTACTTTTTCGGCTTCATTTTAGGTTTTTTTATTGGCATGGAAATACCGCTAATTGCGCGTATTCGTGAAGAAATACATCAAAAGCATCTTAAAAATAACTTAGGAACTATTTACGGCGCTGATTATATCGGCGCAGGTATCGGCGCGGCGATTTGGGTTATATTTTTATTATCAATAGACATAAGTAAAGCAAGCGCATTAACGGCTGCATTAAACCTGTCCGCAGGTATCATATTTATACTCTATTACTGGCAAAAACTTACCTGGCGAAAAACCTTAATTGCAGCGCATGGTGTTTTGCTAGTATTGATTTTAGCTATATATCAATATGGCAATAGTTGGTTAAGCCAAATGAGTAACTTGCTGTACCTCGATAAAGTCGTTTACAGCGATAAAACCCGTTTTCAACAACTGACTTTTACCCAAAGAAATATGGGGCCTAACGATGGCAACATTATTAACTTCTATTTAAACGGTCGCTTACAGTTTTCATCTTCAGATGAGTTTATTTACCACAGTTATTTAGTTAGCCCTGTATTAGCGGGGTCAGCACGCCATGATAACATTCTTATTATTGGTGGTGGTGACGGCTTAGCACTCAGAGATGTTTTACAATGGCAGCCTAAAAAAGTTACTTTAGTGGATTTAGACACTGAGCTTATTGAGCTGTTTAAGCATCCACATGATAAATTACCGTTATCACTTGCTAACGCCATTGAAGACTTAAATGCCGCCAGTTTACGTGACAAACGTGTTGACATTATTTCTGCTGATGCCTTTATCGCTATCGATAAACTTTTACAAAGCGGACAAACATTCGACGCTATTATCGTTGATTTACCCGATCCTAGCCACCCTGACCTAAATAAACTTTATTCGGTAAACTTTTATGCCCGCTTAAAGCAATTATTGGCTGGCGATGGTTTAATTGGTATTCAATCAGCCAGTCCTTATCACGCTAAAAATGCTTTTATCGCCATTGGTAAAACCGTTCAAGCTGCTGGCTACTCGACCGTTCAGCAATATCATGACAACGTACCCAGTTTTGGCGAATGGGGCTGGACTATTGCCAGTAAAATGGGCGCGAGTCCATTATCAAGACTAAACAGCTTGCCAGAACTACCAGTTTCACACCATTGGCTAACATTACCTATGGTGACCAATGCTTTTGAGTTTTCGCGTGATTTTTATCTAGATAGTGATTCGGTGCCAATTAATTACCTTGGCAGTCATGCCATTTATCAATTACATCAACAAGCTTGGCAAGATCAACAAGGGTTAAATAATGCCCATTTACAGTAA
- a CDS encoding DUF350 domain-containing protein, with protein MNTFIEITGLNIELLIFLAIDITIAIILLGAMRFISGLSAKVNSTDELAKEDNFAFGISVAGSVAALGIVLTGAITGENAESYLMEIIGMASYGILGLILIKIGRIFHDRFALNKIDKNAEIKSRNIAVGIVDASGAIATAIVIRAVLLWVYGLDISTFTAIVAGFIVSQAMLVLVTRLKERQYAKNNQNHSMQSAFAEGHVALAIRYAGQAISTALAVTAASHFLTYSPDTLLVNLVGWLVFGMIMTLLVALLTSIAKRLVLMGINLVEEVDQQHNIGVASVEMAISISIALILTALMS; from the coding sequence ATAACAGGCCTAAATATAGAGCTATTAATTTTCTTAGCTATCGATATTACCATTGCTATTATATTACTTGGCGCAATGCGCTTCATCAGCGGTTTGTCGGCCAAAGTAAATTCAACCGACGAGCTTGCCAAAGAAGATAACTTTGCCTTTGGTATCAGTGTTGCAGGCAGTGTTGCAGCATTAGGCATTGTATTAACTGGTGCTATTACAGGTGAAAATGCTGAAAGTTATTTGATGGAAATTATCGGTATGGCAAGTTACGGAATTTTAGGATTAATTTTAATTAAAATTGGCCGAATTTTTCATGACCGCTTTGCCTTAAATAAAATAGACAAAAACGCAGAAATTAAATCACGTAATATTGCTGTTGGCATCGTCGATGCGTCAGGTGCAATTGCCACGGCCATCGTTATTCGCGCCGTATTACTGTGGGTTTATGGCTTAGACATCAGCACATTTACGGCTATTGTTGCCGGCTTTATTGTTTCACAAGCTATGTTAGTGTTAGTTACTCGTCTTAAAGAACGTCAATACGCGAAAAACAATCAGAATCACAGCATGCAAAGCGCTTTTGCTGAAGGTCACGTCGCTTTAGCCATTCGCTACGCGGGCCAAGCTATTAGTACCGCCTTAGCCGTAACAGCTGCCAGTCACTTTTTAACTTATAGCCCAGATACTTTATTGGTTAACTTAGTCGGCTGGTTAGTCTTTGGTATGATCATGACCCTATTGGTTGCTCTACTCACCTCAATTGCTAAACGCCTAGTACTAATGGGCATCAACTTAGTTGAAGAAGTAGACCAACAACACAATATTGGTGTTGCCAGTGTTGAAATGGCGATTAGTATTTCTATCGCACTTATTTTAACGGCGTTAATGTCATAA